One segment of Mus caroli chromosome 6, CAROLI_EIJ_v1.1, whole genome shotgun sequence DNA contains the following:
- the Smco2 gene encoding single-pass membrane and coiled-coil domain-containing protein 2, protein MMSLQLGTAGKELQLAEKSSDLQNVSMMEGSEEVSEMDHISDRPDEKDKPSENLQTDSLYKTDTEKRDGLEQESKHSQDPPSKPDEQEVTLVCEGPQVYQLSPSTEESTSIPESLTHKLNYWHAKMGLQMKELGADHSDWLERINNIIQNIHSTESTVKSLLTEVISLENQSKNLEDSDQEADIEEKITEIRRQLKEVNIKLTQVDACEEARELKERLVEQIESFHKEMNVLNSKLKMYYMQGSDADSHNSEDVDTEQEEPLLPEASPSLSAPPTPPCSALWKNALKLFVMVYVVTITGLSCYVLFVDATFLFERVLPSVLGHRTMWDLREMMAPFLNLEAEDLLPS, encoded by the exons GGAAGTTTCAGAAATGGACCACATCTCAGACAGACCAGATGAAAAAGACAAACCCTCTGAAAACCTACAGACCGATTCCCTTTACAAGACGGACACTGAAAAACGG GATGGGTTGGAGCAGGAGTCCAAGCACAGCCAGGACCCACCAAGCAAACCCGATGAGCAAGAAGTGACTCTAGTTTGCGAGGGCCCTCAAGTGTATCAGCTGTCACCGTCTACGGAGGAGAGCACCTC GATCCCAGAGAGCTTGACCCACAAGCTGAACTACTGGCATGCAAAGATGGGTCTCCAAATGAAAGAACTCGGAGCCGACCACAGTGACTGGTTGGAGAGAATCAACAAcattatacaaaatatacatagtACAGAAAGCACAGTGAAGAG CTTGCTAACTGAGGTTATATCCCTGGAAAACCAGTCTAAAAATCTGGAGGACTCTGATCAGGAGGCAGACATTGAG GAGAAGATCACAGAAATTAGAAGGCAATTAAAGGAAGTGAACATCAAGTTGACTCAG GTCGATGCTTGCGAAGAAGCCCGTGAATTGAAGGAGAGGCTTGTTGAACAGATAGAG AGCTTCCATAAGGAAATGAATGTCTTGAACAGTAAGCTGAAGATGTACTACATGCAAGGATCGGATGCAGACTCCCATAACTCTGAAGATGTGGACACGGAGCAAGAAGAGCCTCTGCTTCCCGAGGCTTCTCCGAGCCTGTCAGCACCACCCACTCCTCCCTGCAGTGCCCTGTG GAAGAACGCACTGAAGCTGTTCGTCATGGTCTACGTGGTCACCATCACTGGACTGTCGTGCTACGTACTGTTTGTGGACGCCACGTTTCTCTTCGAAAGGGTGCTGCCCAGCGTGCTGGGGCACCGCACCATGTGGGATCTTCGGGAGATGATGGCGCCTTTCTTGAATTTAGAAGCAGAAGACTTGTTACCGTCCTAA